The following nucleotide sequence is from Cyanobacteriota bacterium.
ATACGTCATAAGCCAATCCACGTTTCTCTCGCAACTCGACAAATAACCGACTAGACAATCCATTCCCTAGATAGGTTGCCAATAGTTTAGTGGCTCCGTAGGCATCTAGAGCATGACCGGAAGCTGCTACCGCTGGGGCTAGGTAGCCTAGCATCACGATTGCTTGCTGGGTATCCTGTGACGTGACCAGTCTCTGAGGATTTGCCACTACTGGCGGCAGTGATAGGCGTGGCTTTGGAGTGCTAGGGACTTGCCAATCGCCAAAAACCTTGGTCACAAGGTCGATCGCATCCTCAGGTAAAATTCGCCCGGCAATACTAATCACCATGCCATCTGGACGGAAGTGGGTTTTGTGAAACTGTTGTAAATCCTGCTGGCATAGCTGACTAACGGTTTCTAAGCGTCCGGCTGAGGGGTAAGCATAGGGGTGATGTTGATACATGGCTTGGCGCAATTGGTCAGATGCTACCGTAAACGGTTGCTCCAGCCGGGAATGTAAACTCTGTACCGTCAGCCGACGTTCTAGCTCCACTTGGTATTCAGGAAAGGTCGGCGATCGCAACAACTCTCCTGCCAGTGACAGCATATCTGCGAAATCGTTAGAGACTGTTTTTAACCCTAGTAAAAAGTAGTCTGCAGCGCTATCTGTTCCCAAACTAGCCCCGATCGACTCTACCTTTTCAG
It contains:
- a CDS encoding insulinase family protein, which gives rise to MVLVQQHRHTHRAVLNNGIVVLVTENSAADIVAARIFFQAGSRWEAPDQAGLSHLVSAVITKGTETLSSQEIAEKVESIGASLGTDSAADYFLLGLKTVSNDFADMLSLAGELLRSPTFPEYQVELERRLTVQSLHSRLEQPFTVASDQLRQAMYQHHPYAYPSAGRLETVSQLCQQDLQQFHKTHFRPDGMVISIAGRILPEDAIDLVTKVFGDWQVPSTPKPRLSLPPVVANPQRLVTSQDTQQAIVMLGYLAPAVAASGHALDAYGATKLLATYLGNGLSSRLFVELREKRGLAYDVSAFYPTYLDTSSFTVYMGTAPENVDVAIESLRAECDRLRQQPLSAEDLRIAKNKVLGQYALGKQTSAQIAHITGWYEILGLAVEFDTLFQQCVAELTADKLQTVAQGYLTTPYVSLVGPDLL